CGCCGAAATCGGAGCAGATTTCAAGATGAAGCTGGTCGATGCTCTCCACGTCGCGACTGCGGAAGCGCTCCGGTGCGAGGTCCTGCTGACGAACGACCGGGGCATTCGCGCCCCGGCCGGTATCGAAGTGCGTCATTGTTCGGAGGAGCTCTACTCCCCGCCGCCCAGCGAGTGGACGTAGACGGCGAGTTCCTTGACCGTCGCGTCGCCGAGGCGGGCGGTCCAGCCGGGCATGACGCCATGCTTCGGCGCCCGGATCTGCTGCGCCACCTGCGCTTCGCTGCCGCCGTAGAGCCAGATCGCGTCGGCGAGGTTCGGCGCGCCGAGGTCGCGCATGCCCTTGGCATCGTCGCCATGGCAGGCCGCGCAGTTCTCCGCGAACACCGTCGCTCCGGCTTCGGCCAGCGCTGCGTCCGACGGCGTGCCCGTGAGCGACACGACGTAGGCGGCCGCCTGCCTGATCTGGTCCGGTTCCAGGATGTCCGCGAAGGCGGGCATCTCCGAGAAGCGGGTGTCGGGATCGGCAGCGAAGCGGATGCCGTGCGTGATGGTCTGGTGGATCGCCTCGATGTCGCCGCCCCACAGCCATTCGTCGTCGTTGAGGTTCGGATAGCCGGCCGAGCCCTCGGCACCGGAGCCGTGGCACTGGATGCAGTTCACCTTGAAGGCCGCAGCACCTGCCGCCGTGGCGAACTGGCGCAGATTGTCGTCGGCCATGATCGTGGCCAGGTCCTTGGACTGGATCGCCGCCACGTAGTCTCCCTTCGCCGCCTCGGCGGCGCCGAGTTCCGCCCGCACCTCGGCGCGGCTGGAATAGCCGAGCACGCCGGTGGTGGCGGAGGAGAGGAGCGGCCAGGCGGGGTAGAAGATCGTGTAGACCAGTGCCCAGGCGATGGTGGCGTAGAAGGTCCACACCCACCACCGCGGCAGCGGATTGTTGAGCTCCTTGATCCCGTCCCACTCGTGTCCGGTCGTCGCGACGCCGGAGACTTCGTCGATATGTTCCTTGCTCATGTCAGTCGTCCTTGAGTGGGATCTGGGCGGCCTCGTCGGCGAGCCTGCGGCTGCCCGGCCGGAAGGCGAAGAGCACGACGCCGACGAAGAACAGGGCGAGGAAGAGCAGCCCCCAGCTGTCGGCGAATTCACGCATCGTGTGATAGTCCATGGCGCCTCTCCTCAGCGGTAGCCGGCGGCTTCGTCGTAGGTCGAGAAATCGACCAGCGTGCCGAGCATCTGGAGATAGGCCACGAGCGCGTCCATTTCGGTCAGCGCGGCGGGATTGCCGTCGAAGTCGCCGACCTTCGCCTTGGGATAGCGCTCGAGGAGCGCGGACGTGTCTGCGTTGACGTCGGCCTGCGCCAGAAGGTCGGCGCGGGCGTTCGCGAGCATGTCCTCGGTATAGGGAACGCCCACGCTGACGTTGGCGGCCAGGTGCGTCTCGAACTCGTTCACGGCCAGCGGCGTGGCCTTCAGGAAGGCATAGCTGGGCATGATCGATTCCGGCACCACCGAGCGCGGCTCGGTCAGGTGCTGGACGTGCCATTCGTTGGAGTAGCGGTCACCGACGCGGGCGAGGTCCGGTCCCGTCCGCTTCGAGCCCCACTGGAAGGAGTGGTCGTACATGGATTCCGCCGCCAGGCTGTAGTGGCCGTAGCGTTCGACCTCGTCGCGGAACGGGCGGATCATCTGCGAATGGCAGACGTAGCAGCCTTCCCGGACGTAGATCTTGCGGCCGGCCAGTTCGAGCGGCGAGTAGGGCCGCATCCCGTCGACCTTCTCGATCACGTTCTCCAGGTAGAAGAGCGGCGCGATCTCCACGATGCCGCCGATGGTGACCACCAGGAAGGACCCTGCCAGCAGCAGGGTCGCGTTCCGCTCGAGGATCGCATGCTTGTCGAGCAATGCCATTGTCGCTTCTCCTTATTCGGCCGGCTGGGCAGCGGGAACGTAGCCGCCGATCGGCTCTTCCTCGCGCTGGTAGCCGCGGATGGTCATGTAGACGTTCCAGGCCATGACGATGGCTCCGGCGAGGTACATCAGGCCGCCGATGGCGCGGACGATGTAGTAGGGCTTCATCGCGGCGACGGACTCGGCGAAGGAGTAGACCAGGAAGCCCTGATCGTCGTATTCGCGCCACATCAGCCCCTGCTGGATGCCGGCGACCCACATCACGGCCGCGTAGACCACGATGCCGAGGGTGGCGAGCCAGAAGTGCCAGGTGACGAGCCGCAGCGAATAGAGCCGTTCGCGCTGCCACAGCTTCGGCACCATGTAGTAGATCGCGCCGAAGGAGATCATGCCGACCCAGCCGAGCGCGCCAGAGTGCACGTGGCCGATGGTCCATTCCGTGTAGTGGCTGAGCGAGTTGACCGCCTTGATCGACATCATCGGGCCTTCGAAGGTCGACATGCCGTAGAAGGCGATGGCCAGCACCATCATGCGGATGATGGGGTCGGTCCTGAGCTTGTCCCAGGCGCCCGAGAGCGTCATCAGGCCGTTGATCATGCCGCCCCAGGAGGGCATCCACAGCATGATGGAGAACACCATGCCCAGCGTCTGCGCCCAGTCGGGCAGGGCGGTGTAGTGCAGATGGTGCGGGCCGGCCCAGATGTAGAGGAAGATCAGCGCCCAGAAGTGGATGATCGACAGCCGGTAGGAGTAGACCGGACGCCCGGCCTGCTTCGGCACGAAGTAGTACATCATGCCGAGGAAGCCGGCGGTCAGGAAGAAGCCCACCGCGTTATGGCCGTACCACCACTGCGTCAGCGCGTCCTGCACGCCGGCGAAGGCCGAGTAGCTCTGCGAGCCGACGAAGGACACCGGCATCGCCAGGTTGTTGACCACGTGCAGCATCGCGATGGTCACGATGAAGGACAGGTAGAACCAGTTGGCGACGTAGATGTGGGGTTCCTTGCGCTTGATGATCGTGCCGAGGAAGACCAGCAGGTAGGCGACCCAGACGACCGTCAGCCAGAGATCGACATACCATTCGGGCTCGGCATATTCGCGGCTCTGCGTGATGCCGAGAAGGTAGCCCGTCGCGGCCATCACGATGAACAGCTGGTAGCCCCAGAAGACGAACCAGGCCAGGTTTCCCCCGAAGAGCCGGGCCCGGGACGTCCGCTGGACGACGTAGAAGGAGGTGGCGATCAGCGCATTGCCGCCGAAGGCGAAGATGACGGCGGAGGTGTGCAGCGGCCGCATGCGGCCGAAATTGAACCAGGGCTCGATGTTGAGATCGGGCCAGGCCAGTTGCAGCGCCACGACGACGCCGACGAGCAGGCCGACCACGCCCCAGAACATGGTCGCGATGGCGCCGTAGCGCACCACGTCGTCCATGTAGGCCGTGTCGCCGTCCCGGAAGGGAATGCTGGCAGCCGCCTTCGGCGCGAAGGTCGTGTTCCGCATCAGGATCGCGGCGCTGATGACCAGCACGGCGAACAACACCCACATATGTTGCTGAAAGGCGACGTCGGCCGCAAAGGCCGCGCCCAGCAACGCCAGGAAGGCAAAGACGCCTATCCCCACGATTTCCGCGCCGTATCTCATTTCGATCCCCGCTTGCGCTATTGACGGACATGCGACTCCTTCGAGCCGCTCCGCCTTCCGTTTCGCGCATTCGAGGGTCGAGGTGCCTTGATCCAGGTCAAGACCGACGGGCGGCTGCTCTGACAGGATCGCGCCATGCTTCAGACGCGAGACCGGACGTCACTCCGGGAGGAGAGGAGGCCTGCCATGGATGCATGCGAGGTTCCGCAGACCTGCCCGGTGTCGGGCGCGTGCGGGCGCGACGGACTGGTGCCCTGCGTCGAGATGACGAAGGCCCACCATTCGAAGCTGCGGCTTTGCGAGGCGCTCGAAGACATCGCCGACCGGCTTCCGGGCGACGTCGACCGGTTCCGCTGCCTCGAGATCGCCAGCGCGCTGGTGCCGCTCCTCAGGCGCTGCCACGACTACGAGGAGGAGGTGGTCTATCCGGCCTTCGAGGCCGCCCATGCCCGCGCGGCCGGATCCCTCGCCACCGTCAGCCGGCTCAGGGCCGAGCACGTGGAGGACGAGTGCGCCGCGCAGGATCTCTCGGAGGTGCTGCTGTCGATCGGGCACGGCGAGGCGGTACGCAACCCCGAAGCGGTCGGCTTCATGCTGCGGGCCTTCTTCGAGGCCGTCCGTCGCCACGTCGCCTTCGAGCGCGACCACGTCCTGCCGGCCATCGGCGTTCTCACGGACGAGTGGCCCGCAGACGTGAGAACGGGCGCCCGAAGGCGCCCGTAGCAATCCACGCGTGGCGGGTCCCGGTCACGTCGCCGGCTTGACCGACACGACCACGGGCGCGTCGCCGTTCATCACCGGGGTGTCGACGTCGGTGCTGCCGGGACCGAAATCATAGGTCTGATTGTCGTTGGTCTCGTAGTGCAGCATGAGCGTCAGGTTGCTCGCCGGGTCCAGCGGTCCATCGGCCTCGATGCTGATGTTGCCGGTGCGCCCCTGGGGCAGCGCGATGTGGCCGAGTGATGCCGGCGGCGCGCCGGCGCCGTCGTTGTGGATGACGAGATAGCCGGGACGGTCGATCTCGGCCGTCACGTTGGTGATCCGGTTGCCTTCGATCATGGCGTCGACCGCATCGATCAGCGGGCCGGTCTGGGCCGAGGAGTTCGCATTGTTCTGGGCGTGCGCGGCGCCTGCGATGCCGATCAGTGCGGTGGCGGCGAGAATGTGAATCTTCATGGATGTTTCTCCCTTTCATGTGGTTAGCCGCATGGCTGGGAGGACAACGGTGCCCGCGGCAGGGCGATCCGACACGTTGTCGTGACGGGACGGGGGTGATCCATCTCGAAATGGTCAGATTCCGGATCGCGCCTCGAGCCGCGCGAGATTGCCGACTGTGACGTGCCGGTTGTGCTCGATCGCGATCACCCCGTCGGTGCGCAGGCGCGTCAGCTGCCTGCTCACCGTCTCGATCGTGAGGCCGAGGAAGTCGGCGATGTCGGCGCGCGTCAGCGGCAGGTCGAAGCTCACCGTCCGGCCGGACGCGCGTCCGGGGTCGATGTTGCGGGCGATCAGCAAAAGGAAGCTCGCCACCTTTTCCGCCGCCGTCTTGCGGCCGAGCGTGACCATCCAGTCGCGCGCCTCGTCGAGTTCCTTCAGCGTCTGGGTCAGGATTCGGTGCTCGAGCTGCGGGCTCTCCCGCAGCATCCGCTCGATCGTCGCGCGCGGGAAGGAGCAGAGCGAGACCTCGGTGGCGGCCTCCGCATTGGCCGCGCTCTCCGTCCTGAACGGCCGCCCGAGGAAGTCCGGCGCGAACTGCAGCCCGACGATCTGCTGGCGTCCGTCGGACAGGGTCTTGGTCAGCTTCACCACGCCCGACAGGATGTTGGAGTAATGGTCGACCGCCTCCGCGTCGCCCACCAGCTCGGCGCCCGGCTGAACCCGCTGCTTGGAGGAGGTCTTCGACAGCGCAAGCAGCTGCTCGGGCTCCAGCGCGCCGCAGACGCCGCGATGCCGCGCCTCGCAGGCGGCGCAGAGCGCGGGGATGCCGCTGGTGTGGATGTCCTGCCTGTCCGTCATGTCCCCGCCCGATCCGCGGTCTCCATAGCGGAGATCGCCGGCCCAATCTCGCGCCAGATTGTCTCATCCGCAACCGTCTTGACCGAAATCAAGGCCTGCGGGATCGCCCACTGCCAGTCTTCTTCGACGCATCGGGTGGGAGCCGCACATGGAAGACCGCAAGACCGTCCGCCTCGACGAGGCGGTACCGCGCTACACGAGCTATCCGACGGCGCCGCATTTCCATGCCGGCGTGACGGGCGCGACCGTGCGGAGCTGGATCGATGCCATCCCGGATGGCGATCGCCTGTCTCTCTATCTCCACGTGCCGTTCTGCGACCGGCTGTGCTGGTTCTGCGCCTGCCACACCAAGCAGACCCGCCAGTACGATCCGGTGGCGGCCTATGTCGGATCGCTCTGCCGCGAGATCGAGACCGTCGGCGCGCTCGTCTCGGCCCGGGCGAGCGTCAGCGCGATCCACTTCGGCGGCGGCTCGCCGACGATGCTCTCTCCGGCCGACATGCACCGGCTGGGCGATGCGCTGCGCGGCAGTTTCAACCTCGCGCCCGATGCCGAGATCAGTGTCGAGATCGATCCCAACGACATGACGGACGACCGCCTCGACGCGCTCGCCGCCATCGGCATGACGCGGGCGAGCCTCGGCGTGCAGGATTTCGATCCGAAGGTGCAGGCGGCAATCAACCGGGAGCAGAGCTTCGAGAGCACCCGCGGCGTGGTGGAGGGGCTGCGCGCGCGCGGCGTCGGCTCCGTCAACCTCGATCTGCTCTACGGCCTGCCGCACCAGACCTGCGACACGCTCGCCGCAACGGTACGACAAGCGCTCGGCCTGTCGCCGGACCGCATCGCGCTGTTCGGCTATGCGCATGTGCCCTGGTTCAAGAAGCACCAGACGATGATCCCCGAAGAGGCGCTGCCCGGCGCGCAGGATCGCTACGCGCAGGCTCTGATGGCCGCCGCGTTGATCGAGGCTGCGGGAAATGAGCGCATCGGCCTCGACCATTTCGCCCGACCGGACGACGCCATGGCGGTCGCCGCGCGCGACGGACGCCTCCGGCGCAACTTCCAGGGCTACACCGAGGATGCCTGCGAGACGCTCATCGGCCTCGGTGCATCCTCGATCAGCCGCTTCCGCCAGGGACATGCGCAGAACCAGCCGGCGACCGGCGTCTACCACCGCATGGTCGACGACGGCGGGCTCGCCACCGTCCGCGGCGTGGCCTTCACCGCAGACGACCATGCCCGCGGCTGGGTGATCGAAAATCTGATGTGCAACTTCGCCTTCGATGCACGGGAGGCGAGGCAGCGTTTCGGCGCGCTCGCGGCTCCGCTGGTGGCCATCGCCGCCGGACTGGCCCAGGCTAGACCCGATCCCGTCCTGCGGCGGGAGGACGACCTGTTCGTCGTTCCGGAGGATCACCGCCCGCTGGTGCGCACCATCGCCGCGCGCTTCGACGCCTATCTCGAAACCGGACAGGCCCGGCACTCGGCTGCCGTCTGAGGAGGACTGCACCGGCGTTGACAGGTCTCGCGGGGAGCGTGCAAGACGGCCCGCGAACGGGAACCGAGATGCCGCAGACGCGCCTGACGATCGATACCCACGGCCCGGGGCTCACCGAATTCACCGGCCGCGCTGGCGAATTCGTGCGCGGTTGCGGCACGGACGAGGGGCTTCTGACCGTCTTCGTGCGCCACACCTCCTGCTCGCTGCTGATCCAGGAGAACGCGGACCCCGACGTGCGCCGCGACCTCGACGCCTTCTTCGCGCGGCTCGTGCCGCCCGCCGATCAGCCCGGGATGGACTGGATCGTCCATACGACCGAAGGTCCCGACGACATGCCCGCGCACATCAAGTCGGCACTGACGGCCACGTCGCTGTCGGTGCCGGTGGCGGGCGGTCGGATGCTGCTCGGCACGTGGCAGGGCCTCTATCTCTTCGAGCACCGCCGGCGCCCGCACCGGCGCGAGATCGTGCTGCACCTTTCGCCATGACCGCAACCGTCACCATCCGAAGGGCCGAGCCGCGCGACCGCGACGAACTGTGCCGGCAGGTGAGGGCGCTCGCGACCCATCACGGCTACGATCCGGGCTCGATCACGCCGCAGAACGTGGCCGCGCACTTTCTCGCCCCGGGTCTGCCGATGGTCGTGCTCGTGGCCTCGTCGCCGGACGGCGCTGTGGCCGGCTATGCGGCGGCCTCTCCCACGCACGAATCGGGGTACGCGTCCCAGGGTTTCTACCTCAGCGACCTGCATGTCGACGCCGGCCGCCGCCGCGCCGGGCTCGGCCGGGCGCTGCTCGCCGCCATGGCGGCCGAGACCCGGCGGGCCGGGCGGCAGCATCTGTGGTGGGGCGTGGACGGCGCCAACGAGAGGGCGGAGAAATGGTACCGCACCATCGCCAACGTGCGCGTCCCCTCCACGGTCTTCGCCCTGACGCTCGCCCCCTTCGAGGCGCTCGCAGACGAGGGCGAACGACACCTCGGCCCGCAGGGCTGAGCGGCCGCAGGCAACCAGCGGCGATTCGGGACTGGCCGAGGCGTCGGCAGGCGGCTAGGTTGCGTACGGAATGACGGCGCGACGGCGGCCGCCGGACCTTGGAGACGAGACGATGTCCTTCCTGAAAAAACTCTTCGGCCTCGGTGGCGGCGACGACCCGGGCGGCGCGGAGCCGCAGTCGTCCGAGGCACAGGAATACCAGGGCTTCACCATCCGCGCGACGCCGTTCAAGTCCGACGGCCAGTACCAGACCTGCGCCGTCATCACGAAGGAGGTCGGCGGCGCCATGAAGGAGCACCGGCTGATCCGCGCGGACCGTTTCGCCGCTCTCGACACGGCCGTCGAGATCTCGTTCCGCAAGGCGCGCCAGATGATCGACGAGCAGGGCGACCGCCTCTTCGGCTGATCGCGCGCGGCCCGGCCGCCGGCTTGTCGGTTGGTTCGCAACGGTTTTTTCGGCACACGGTTGAACTCGCCCGGCCAACGTGCACACTAGGGCGTCGAAGCGAGTTGGCGAGGGGGTCGCCGTCGGCCTTGGAACGCAACCTACTCAAATTCATCTGGAAGAACTCGCGGCTGAAGCAGGTCTGGCTGCTCTTCGTGATCATCGCGTCGATGCCGTTCTACTTCCTGTCGCTCGAGCTTCCCAAGCAGATCGTCAACGGCCCGATCCAGGGCCGCGACTTCGACGCGATCGATGCGACCCAGCCCTTCCTGCGGCTGACCCTGCCTTACGGCGAAACGCTTTTCGGCCGCGAGATCGAGCTGTTCGGCGGCCTCCAGCTCGACCGCATCGAGATGCTGTTCGCGCTCTGCATCCTGTTCATGGGCTTCGTGTTCCTGAACGGCTGGTTCAAGCTCTACACCAACACCTACAAGGGCAAGCTCGGCGAGGAGGTTCTGCGGCAGCTCCGCTACACGCTGCTCGACCGCGTGCTGCGCTACCGCGTTGCCCGCTTCCGCAATCTGAAGGGCGCCGAAGTCGCCTCGGTGATCAAGGACGAGGTCGAGCCGCTCGGCGAATTCGTCGGCGACGCCTATTCGCTGCCGCTGTTCCTGGGCGGCCAGGCCATCACCGGCCTGCTCTTCCTGTTCCTGCAGAGCGTCTATTTCGGCCTGCTGACGATCGCCATCGTCGCCTTCCAGATCTGGCTCATCCCGCGCATGCGCCGCAAGCTGATCCTGCTCGGGCGGCAGCGGCAGATCCAGGCGCGCAGGCTCGCCGGCCAGGTCGCCGAGACGGTGGACATGGCCCCCGACATCCACGTCAACGACATGTCGAACTACACCCGCGCGCGCCATTACGGCCTGCTGCAGAACATCCTCGACATCCGCTTCGAACTCTACCAGCGCAAGTTCACGGTCAAATACGTGAACAACCTTCTGATGCAGTTCCTGTCGTTCCTGTTCTATCTGATCGGCGGCTATTTCGTGATCACCGGACGGCTCGACATCGGCCAGCTCGTCGCCGTGATCGCCGCCTACAAGGATCTTCCGGGGCCGATCAAGGGCCTGATCGACTACGACCAGATCCGCCTGATGAACGAGGCGCGCTACGAGCAGACGATCGATTCCTTCCGCGACGACGGCCTGATCGCGCCCGAACTCCAGGCGATGCCGCAGCAGGCCATCCCGCGCCTCCAGAAGGGTTACGAGCTCGACCACGTCAAGCTCGACGACGAGACCGGGCGGACCGTGCTCGAGAACGTCCGGCTGCACATCCGTCCCGGCGACCGCATCGCGATCGTGACGCGCGGCAACGACGCGGCGCGCACGGCGGCGAGCGTCTTTGCGGGCGCACTGGTGCGGCTCGTCCTGCCGGCGTCCGGCTCGATCCTGCTCGACGACAGGCCGCTCGACGAACACCCCGAGAGCCTGACCGGCCGGCGCATCGGCTATGCCGACGGCAACACCTATTTCCCGGCCGGAACCATTCGGGACAACCTTCTGATGGTCCTGAAGAATCGCCCGGTGGACGAGAGCCAGCGCGGCTCCACGGCGAAGCGTCCGACGACGGCCGGCATGCTCAATCACGTGCCGCCCTCGGCCGATTCGGAATGGATCGACTACGCCGATCTCGGCGTCGAGGGGAAGGCCGGGCTCGACGCGCACGTCGCGGGCGTGCTGGAGATCGCGGGCCTGACCCGGCAGATCCAGGACCTCGGCCTGCGCGGCACCGTCGATCCGGTGAAGAACAAGGAGTTTTCCGACAAGATCGTCGAGGTCCGGCACGAATTCCGCGAGAATGCGGCCTCGCTCGGGGTGGAAGGCATCGTCCAGTCCTTCCATCCGGAACTCTACAATTCGCAGGCAACCGTCGGCGAGAACCTGCTCTTCGGAACGGCGCTCGATCCGGCCTGGGCGCCCGCCGAACTGCCGCGCAATCCGACGATCCTCGCGATCCTCGAGCGCAACGGCCTGCGATCGGCCTTCCAGGAGATGGGCCAGCGGATCGCCGAGGCGCGGATCGAACTGTTCGGCGACCTCGCCCCCGATTCGAAGATCTTCGAGACCGTGGCCGACGTCACCTATGAAGAGATTGTCCGGTTGAAGGAGATCGTCGGCCGGCTCAAGATGGCCGAGCGGCAGGAGCCGCAGCGGCAGGAAGCCGCGCCGAAGGGCAAGAAGGGGCCGCAGAAACTCTCGGACCGCGACGAAGTGTTCCGGCTCGCCTTCGACTATTGCGAGGCCCAGAGCCGCT
The nucleotide sequence above comes from Aquibium microcysteis. Encoded proteins:
- a CDS encoding Crp/Fnr family transcriptional regulator, encoding MTDRQDIHTSGIPALCAACEARHRGVCGALEPEQLLALSKTSSKQRVQPGAELVGDAEAVDHYSNILSGVVKLTKTLSDGRQQIVGLQFAPDFLGRPFRTESAANAEAATEVSLCSFPRATIERMLRESPQLEHRILTQTLKELDEARDWMVTLGRKTAAEKVASFLLLIARNIDPGRASGRTVSFDLPLTRADIADFLGLTIETVSRQLTRLRTDGVIAIEHNRHVTVGNLARLEARSGI
- a CDS encoding GNAT family N-acetyltransferase, whose protein sequence is MTATVTIRRAEPRDRDELCRQVRALATHHGYDPGSITPQNVAAHFLAPGLPMVVLVASSPDGAVAGYAAASPTHESGYASQGFYLSDLHVDAGRRRAGLGRALLAAMAAETRRAGRQHLWWGVDGANERAEKWYRTIANVRVPSTVFALTLAPFEALADEGERHLGPQG
- a CDS encoding DUF7282 domain-containing protein, producing MKIHILAATALIGIAGAAHAQNNANSSAQTGPLIDAVDAMIEGNRITNVTAEIDRPGYLVIHNDGAGAPPASLGHIALPQGRTGNISIEADGPLDPASNLTLMLHYETNDNQTYDFGPGSTDVDTPVMNGDAPVVVSVKPAT
- a CDS encoding ABC transporter transmembrane domain-containing protein, coding for MERNLLKFIWKNSRLKQVWLLFVIIASMPFYFLSLELPKQIVNGPIQGRDFDAIDATQPFLRLTLPYGETLFGREIELFGGLQLDRIEMLFALCILFMGFVFLNGWFKLYTNTYKGKLGEEVLRQLRYTLLDRVLRYRVARFRNLKGAEVASVIKDEVEPLGEFVGDAYSLPLFLGGQAITGLLFLFLQSVYFGLLTIAIVAFQIWLIPRMRRKLILLGRQRQIQARRLAGQVAETVDMAPDIHVNDMSNYTRARHYGLLQNILDIRFELYQRKFTVKYVNNLLMQFLSFLFYLIGGYFVITGRLDIGQLVAVIAAYKDLPGPIKGLIDYDQIRLMNEARYEQTIDSFRDDGLIAPELQAMPQQAIPRLQKGYELDHVKLDDETGRTVLENVRLHIRPGDRIAIVTRGNDAARTAASVFAGALVRLVLPASGSILLDDRPLDEHPESLTGRRIGYADGNTYFPAGTIRDNLLMVLKNRPVDESQRGSTAKRPTTAGMLNHVPPSADSEWIDYADLGVEGKAGLDAHVAGVLEIAGLTRQIQDLGLRGTVDPVKNKEFSDKIVEVRHEFRENAASLGVEGIVQSFHPELYNSQATVGENLLFGTALDPAWAPAELPRNPTILAILERNGLRSAFQEMGQRIAEARIELFGDLAPDSKIFETVADVTYEEIVRLKEIVGRLKMAERQEPQRQEAAPKGKKGPQKLSDRDEVFRLAFDYCEAQSRFGVLDAETEAKILAARDDLRREIAGMEVAPVFFHDPDRYNPTASVLDNILLGRISSTVVDGREKVLAAVQVLVARTGISDGLLQAGLNFEMGNGGRRLSDQQRQKLHVARVLLKKPDIIVLNEVLGAMDAPGRREIMARLVDGAAPGGADVRPGFVVVLLDDELAERFDRVLTYTNGAFVETERPTREPQPHAMQDAAK
- the ccoP gene encoding cytochrome-c oxidase, cbb3-type subunit III, whose protein sequence is MSKEHIDEVSGVATTGHEWDGIKELNNPLPRWWVWTFYATIAWALVYTIFYPAWPLLSSATTGVLGYSSRAEVRAELGAAEAAKGDYVAAIQSKDLATIMADDNLRQFATAAGAAAFKVNCIQCHGSGAEGSAGYPNLNDDEWLWGGDIEAIHQTITHGIRFAADPDTRFSEMPAFADILEPDQIRQAAAYVVSLTGTPSDAALAEAGATVFAENCAACHGDDAKGMRDLGAPNLADAIWLYGGSEAQVAQQIRAPKHGVMPGWTARLGDATVKELAVYVHSLGGGE
- a CDS encoding secondary thiamine-phosphate synthase enzyme YjbQ gives rise to the protein MPQTRLTIDTHGPGLTEFTGRAGEFVRGCGTDEGLLTVFVRHTSCSLLIQENADPDVRRDLDAFFARLVPPADQPGMDWIVHTTEGPDDMPAHIKSALTATSLSVPVAGGRMLLGTWQGLYLFEHRRRPHRREIVLHLSP
- a CDS encoding HlyU family transcriptional regulator; this translates as MSFLKKLFGLGGGDDPGGAEPQSSEAQEYQGFTIRATPFKSDGQYQTCAVITKEVGGAMKEHRLIRADRFAALDTAVEISFRKARQMIDEQGDRLFG
- the ccoN gene encoding cytochrome-c oxidase, cbb3-type subunit I is translated as MRYGAEIVGIGVFAFLALLGAAFAADVAFQQHMWVLFAVLVISAAILMRNTTFAPKAAASIPFRDGDTAYMDDVVRYGAIATMFWGVVGLLVGVVVALQLAWPDLNIEPWFNFGRMRPLHTSAVIFAFGGNALIATSFYVVQRTSRARLFGGNLAWFVFWGYQLFIVMAATGYLLGITQSREYAEPEWYVDLWLTVVWVAYLLVFLGTIIKRKEPHIYVANWFYLSFIVTIAMLHVVNNLAMPVSFVGSQSYSAFAGVQDALTQWWYGHNAVGFFLTAGFLGMMYYFVPKQAGRPVYSYRLSIIHFWALIFLYIWAGPHHLHYTALPDWAQTLGMVFSIMLWMPSWGGMINGLMTLSGAWDKLRTDPIIRMMVLAIAFYGMSTFEGPMMSIKAVNSLSHYTEWTIGHVHSGALGWVGMISFGAIYYMVPKLWQRERLYSLRLVTWHFWLATLGIVVYAAVMWVAGIQQGLMWREYDDQGFLVYSFAESVAAMKPYYIVRAIGGLMYLAGAIVMAWNVYMTIRGYQREEEPIGGYVPAAQPAE
- the ccoO gene encoding cytochrome-c oxidase, cbb3-type subunit II yields the protein MALLDKHAILERNATLLLAGSFLVVTIGGIVEIAPLFYLENVIEKVDGMRPYSPLELAGRKIYVREGCYVCHSQMIRPFRDEVERYGHYSLAAESMYDHSFQWGSKRTGPDLARVGDRYSNEWHVQHLTEPRSVVPESIMPSYAFLKATPLAVNEFETHLAANVSVGVPYTEDMLANARADLLAQADVNADTSALLERYPKAKVGDFDGNPAALTEMDALVAYLQMLGTLVDFSTYDEAAGYR
- a CDS encoding hemerythrin domain-containing protein, which encodes MDACEVPQTCPVSGACGRDGLVPCVEMTKAHHSKLRLCEALEDIADRLPGDVDRFRCLEIASALVPLLRRCHDYEEEVVYPAFEAAHARAAGSLATVSRLRAEHVEDECAAQDLSEVLLSIGHGEAVRNPEAVGFMLRAFFEAVRRHVAFERDHVLPAIGVLTDEWPADVRTGARRRP
- a CDS encoding cbb3-type cytochrome c oxidase subunit 3: MDYHTMREFADSWGLLFLALFFVGVVLFAFRPGSRRLADEAAQIPLKDD
- the hemN gene encoding oxygen-independent coproporphyrinogen III oxidase, with amino-acid sequence MEDRKTVRLDEAVPRYTSYPTAPHFHAGVTGATVRSWIDAIPDGDRLSLYLHVPFCDRLCWFCACHTKQTRQYDPVAAYVGSLCREIETVGALVSARASVSAIHFGGGSPTMLSPADMHRLGDALRGSFNLAPDAEISVEIDPNDMTDDRLDALAAIGMTRASLGVQDFDPKVQAAINREQSFESTRGVVEGLRARGVGSVNLDLLYGLPHQTCDTLAATVRQALGLSPDRIALFGYAHVPWFKKHQTMIPEEALPGAQDRYAQALMAAALIEAAGNERIGLDHFARPDDAMAVAARDGRLRRNFQGYTEDACETLIGLGASSISRFRQGHAQNQPATGVYHRMVDDGGLATVRGVAFTADDHARGWVIENLMCNFAFDAREARQRFGALAAPLVAIAAGLAQARPDPVLRREDDLFVVPEDHRPLVRTIAARFDAYLETGQARHSAAV